GATAAGAGCGGCGGCCAAAAATTTTGATTCCGTGGCGGTAGTTACAAGTCCGAAAGATTATTCGGAGTTAATTTCGGAAATGCAAGCCAATGAAGGCGCTTTATCAGGAGAAAGCCGCCGAAATCTTGCCCGTAAAGCGTTTGCCTTAACTTCCCGGTATGACACGGCCATATCAGGGTATTTCTCGGAGACCGGTAAAAAGGAAAAGCAAATATCCATCGACGATGAGTTTCATTTGGAATATACCAAAGTGCAGGATTTGCGTTATGGTGAAAATCCTCATCAATCAGCCGGATTTTACCGCATGAAAGGCTTTAGCGGCGTGACAATTGCCGATGCTGAGCAGCATTCCGGAAAAGAACTGTCATATAACAATATTGCCGATATTGACGCGACCCTTGATATGATATTGGAATACAATGGTCCTTTCGCGGTTGTTGTCAAACATGCCAATCCATGCGGGGCGGCATCGGCCGAAACCCTGGCCGAAGCTTATCAAATGGCTTATGAAACCGATCCATTATCCGCCTTTGGATCAATTATCGGTCTTAACCGTATCGTCGATATGGATACGGCCATGCTGCTTCACAAAACCCCATTTGTCGAGTGTATTTTAGCTCCCGGATTTACTGATGAGGCATTGGCCAAATTGAGGCGTAAAAAAGCCCGACGTCTTTTGTCATTGCCGTCAATTCTTGATAAATTGCCAAATCCCGACAAGGTATTCAAATTTGTTCGGGGAGGGGTTTTGACTCAGGGATTTGATAATCTCGATGTTGATCCGGATAAGATTACTATCCCGACTAAGAATAAACCGACCGATGAACAGATGGAATCACTGACTTTCGGCTATAAGCTAATCAAATACGTAAAGTCAAACGCAGTATTGATTTGCAACGGCAAGGCCGCTGTCGGAATCGGAATGGGACAAACCTCAAGGGTCGATTCGTCGCATCTGGCGGTCAAGAGAGCCGGAGATCGAGCCAAAGGCGGCACTTGCGCTTCCGACGCCTTTTTCCCCATGCCGGATGGATTGGAAGTTGTCGCCGAGGCGGGGGTTTCGGCCGTTATTCAGCCCGGCGGTTCCAAGGGCGATCCGGATGTGATTGCCGCGGCTGATAAATACGGTGTGGCCATGGTTTTTACGGGAATCAGACATTTTCGGCACTAAAAAAAGAAACAAATCCTCTTGCATAACTGTTTACTAAGATGTAAATTTCTTAGTGACAATTTGAAAGGCGAACTTGCAGGATAAGATACTTGAAATCGTTGTTTACCTGATGAATCAACTGTCTGATCACCAGGGGACAATTAATAATATAGATGAGATGTCGGCCGATTTACGTTCTATGGGGTTTACCGATAAGGAAATTTCGTC
The Candidatus Zixiibacteriota bacterium genome window above contains:
- the purH gene encoding bifunctional phosphoribosylaminoimidazolecarboxamide formyltransferase/IMP cyclohydrolase; this translates as MQDMMKIKRVLISVSDKSGLVELGERLCEMGVEIISTGGTLAALKEAGVHVISIATFTGAPEILGGRVKTLHPKVHAGILYKRDSEEHQSEMLQQEYKPIDLAVVNLYPFEETLANPNSTDSDKIENIDVGGPTMIRAAAKNFDSVAVVTSPKDYSELISEMQANEGALSGESRRNLARKAFALTSRYDTAISGYFSETGKKEKQISIDDEFHLEYTKVQDLRYGENPHQSAGFYRMKGFSGVTIADAEQHSGKELSYNNIADIDATLDMILEYNGPFAVVVKHANPCGAASAETLAEAYQMAYETDPLSAFGSIIGLNRIVDMDTAMLLHKTPFVECILAPGFTDEALAKLRRKKARRLLSLPSILDKLPNPDKVFKFVRGGVLTQGFDNLDVDPDKITIPTKNKPTDEQMESLTFGYKLIKYVKSNAVLICNGKAAVGIGMGQTSRVDSSHLAVKRAGDRAKGGTCASDAFFPMPDGLEVVAEAGVSAVIQPGGSKGDPDVIAAADKYGVAMVFTGIRHFRH